DNA from Vitis vinifera cultivar Pinot Noir 40024 chromosome 19, ASM3070453v1:
TCTTTTAAGCAAGTGAAttttatacttctatactataatttaaatttaaaaaataagtatctGATGATTTAAATTTTCCTTAATTACTCTTTAAATCAATATACatctctttcctttttatttatttcaacaaaatattaaagaataatttagaaaaatacttttaaattcactttaatttttCCTCATCCTTACTtgtagtttttaattaattttaatttaattaattaatcaatcatgATAAATATCCCTTCTTTACAGTACAGGTAAAGAGAATCTGCTCGCACTCTTCTATATGGTACCAACTTCAACCATTTAAATAtcccttctttgttttttttttcttgcacaTGGGGTCCTTGTATAACCATGTTGGGTGAGGTCTCCCTTGATTTGAGTGGAATTCTATGTTCATGTGCTCTTGGAGGCGGTGAACCCTTAGGTTCGCTACAACAGTTGAGCTAATTCCTTGGGTTCCTTTTCTCCCTCTTCAGCTGTATTTTTTTCTACTTGTATGGAGAAAATTTGAACGTAGATGCTTAAAATATGGATTTTTGATCCGagtatgataattttaaaaaataattcttaaattatcgTAGTgggaaaaataattccaaatttacGGTAGTTGAGaaagatatttgtttttttaagtcgtcttttcaaaagacgatttatgatcttttttttttcactaagaaattgaaatcgtctcttgaaaaaatgatttctaccaaaaaaatatatatatatatatatatatatatatatatatatatataattaattaatcaaatatcgtctcttgaaaagataatttccaccaaaaaaaaattaagcaattaaaaatcgtctcttcaagagacaatttccataaaaataaataaataaaatttaagtaattggacatgtcttttgaaaagatgatttttcaaaaaaaaaaaattaagtaattgaaattatcttttgaagagacgatttttaccacaaaaaaaaaaaagtaaaatttaataaCGAAGACGATTAGGCATTTGAATATGGAGAATTTTACTATAAAAGATTTGGATTGACTGACACATTGTTTTTCTATCCTTAAGGGAACAAGACCAAGAAATTTAAGTGTCTTGCATGATGGAAAATTTTGCAGGCCGGGGATTTATCCTTTCTTTtaacataataatattttgcatAATGGAAAATTTTTGGAGCTTGGATTTTCTTTAACTAGGAGAGTGAGCAAGAAGGCGTcctcattatcattatcattgcTATTTTCACTTTGGTCGGAAAGAATATGGGGAgtcacatatatattttttttgtacaaaTTGTCTCGAGACGATTTCttacttgattttattttattttatttttgaaattgtttCTTGAAGATAAAATTTCTcacttcttaattttattttatttttattttttgaaaatcgtctcttcaaaagacggtttttcatttcatttattacgatttatttatattttttaaaatcatcttttgaatATACGATTTTTCACTTccaatttatttctcttttctatttggataaaactaatttataattatttttcctattatggtaatttaggaattaatttttaaaaccgtACTCTTATCAAAAAATCCCTTAAAAGTATGTGCTTTAAATCCCTATATGATATGCTAAAACTAACTTCATGGAGCCTGTAGTACTACTACCTCTGAACAGGAATTTCCTTCCATTGACAGTAAATTGCTTTCTTAGATTGTTAAAATTCCGCCTAATGGGTCTCAATTCAGCTAACAATATTGGATCCCCAAAACCATATTGCATCCTTCCAAGGTATGAGTCTCAAATCGGCTTAATAAAAACTTCTTCCCTAGCAAGTTCCATTTCAATTGCCTGCAAACTGCATCACCAGTGTTCATTATTGAATTATAGATTGCACGGATCTACCCTCACGGATCCACACACACAGCCCTTGGCCACAATGGGCTCTGGTTCTCTTCATGCAATGGCTGTAATTTGACTGTAAATTGGCACACTGAAGTTGGGATATTCTTAGAACtagctttaatttatttaaaaacagaAGCTACTTATGTATTCTTACAAGTTTCTATAGAAGATACATATAACACTGATAGCATGTACCTGAGCCCATCAGAATAAACTACATATTTTAAGCTTAAAATGCCCATCGCTGAGGGAGATGAGGCTttgataaagttatttttaagattttccCTTGCTACacacatatacatatacatatacatatacacaCAACAAAGCTTGCAAGAATAGGTCTTCTAGCAAGTCCAAGGTGGATCTAGCTGGTCTGAAGAATAGGTCTTCTTGAAATATTTGTGCTGTCAACAACCTTGAACCACTGGCTCCCAGGATCACACGTATCATCTCTACCCAAGCACTTGCAGGCATCTGTGACAATGGTGCTGCTGGAGTCTACATCCAAGCAAACCGTGGTGCTATCCCCCAGCTTAGTTGACAGGTACATCTTTGAATCTGAAATGATATCCCAATTTGACCCAGGTTTAGTGCATATTATACTGAGTTTTGCAGGCTTCCCTAGCTCAACTGCTTGAAGGCAGAAGTATGACCCCTTCACTATCAACAACTTTTGGGGGGTGTAGCCCCAGGCGTCTGACTTAGTGCAGGGACCTAGCTTTAATGGTTCAGTCCATGACTCCCACAGAATGCAAAGACCAGTCGGAGGATGGAGGATTATTTTATGTGGTCTGACTCGGGATACATCTGGCCCTGCATCTCACATGAAAGcacaaaaaaattagatatgAATAATTAAGTAAATTTGCCTTATTTGTCTTAGCAACCATACCTTGCAAAGGAGATTGGAGGGCTGAAATCCTCTGGAAGACGCTTGAGTTCCAATTCATTAACCCATTAGTCTCTTCCACTGTCCATAATGCCCAATCGAAGTCCAGTTCAGCTGCCAGGCCAAAGAAGCAATTTAAGTTCCTGTTGTCATCCACCCCAAGCTCACTCACAAACATTAATGGCCACCCTTGCTGTAGCAGAACCCCCCCTCTCCTCATTATGCTGTCCACCACTCTCCCGCACACCTTGTTGGGGTTGCTGGTTTCCCCAGCCCTCCCAGCCCGCAATCCATCCCAATGCATCTCCAACACTAATTTCCCTGTGAATGTCAATTCCAGCTGTTGATTGAGGAGGAAAGATAGGTCTGTACCATCACTCAAGCCAGAGATTATGACCAGAACATCTGGGTTGGCTGAGTGCACTGCTTCAGCTCCTTTCTGCATGTACCTGGTCCATTCATGAATAGCTTTATAACAAGACCAATTCCTACAAATACGATAATTAATAGTATGAAATTATAACAAACCCCTCCCTTCCTTGTCAATATAGATATTGTCAATTGGGAAACTTTACAATGCATTTATAAGGTTAAGAAACTTTACAATGCATTTATAAGGTTAAGAAGAGCCCATAAATATATAGTATCAGGGGTTTTTGCCAATTTGATCCACAATCCGTAGAGACACGATAAGGATTTTGTGTCTGGATAGGGTGATTGTAATATCATAGGCCAAAAGTTCTTAACACTATATATGACACGTTTTAAAGCCATCCATCGAGTCTAAAGAAAACAATATCTACAAGATTGGGCTCACCTGTACCAGTCCTTCACATTCTGTTTGGGGCATCGGAGCTCATTCCTCAAGCTCATGCCCACCACGTTAGGCACACCACTGAACACGGTGGCCATCCGGGTAAGGCCCTTGACCCACAAGTCTGGGTTGAAGTACTGGTCGCCAAAGATGTCGTTGCTATGGAAGCTGGGCTTACTGAAGTGACTGTCTAGTATGATCATCATATTGTTGTCCGCAATGTTAGACACCACCGCCTGCCATAACAACCTATTAGATTAATACAAACCAGGAGTAGGGTCTGAGCCTTTTTGATATTTCCGGTGTTTTATCATTAAATTATCCGAAATCTTATCCTTTCTGAATACTGTAGCTGTAACAGTGAAGGCGTTTGACCAAATTCACAAGCCaccttttttaaaatcaagataATCATGAACCATGTGATAGCGTAAGAACCAAGGAACCATGTGATAGCTTAAGAACCAAGGAACCATGCCCTAATCAAAATTTAATCTCTAAATCATGGTGGGAAAGTgattaaaaaccaaaagaaaagcaGATCAGTTTTAGGCAAACAAAATAGATTCATTCAATTTTCCTGATACTTAATGGATTTGAGGCTTGGAGCCCCTTCAACTGATGCCTAGACAGAATCAAATGAACTACCCACCTGGTAAGCGCTTGTGAGAGGAAGATCAAGCATGGAAGGGTTATTGGCTTGGAATCCAGCAAGGGATTCAAGCAAGCCAAGCCTCTGAAAGGACTGTCTAACAGTGAGGGAGGCCAGTGACTGGTCGGTGGCCAAGAAAAGTGGCAGAGCGAGCCTCACACAGTTGAACCCCAAGGACGCAATCCTCTTGGAGATGAGGTCAACTGGGTGGTTGCTGAGACCCTCAGCCACCGGTGCTTCCCGATGAGACGGCCAATTCACGCATGCCAGCTTCACCCGGGCGCCATCTTCGTCTAC
Protein-coding regions in this window:
- the LOC100264047 gene encoding glycosyl hydrolase 5 family protein, with amino-acid sequence MGRFFFSFFFLLSILCLLPLKPVVALPLHTTSRWIVDEDGARVKLACVNWPSHREAPVAEGLSNHPVDLISKRIASLGFNCVRLALPLFLATDQSLASLTVRQSFQRLGLLESLAGFQANNPSMLDLPLTSAYQAVVSNIADNNMMIILDSHFSKPSFHSNDIFGDQYFNPDLWVKGLTRMATVFSGVPNVVGMSLRNELRCPKQNVKDWYRYMQKGAEAVHSANPDVLVIISGLSDGTDLSFLLNQQLELTFTGKLVLEMHWDGLRAGRAGETSNPNKVCGRVVDSIMRRGGVLLQQGWPLMFVSELGVDDNRNLNCFFGLAAELDFDWALWTVEETNGLMNWNSSVFQRISALQSPLQGPDVSRVRPHKIILHPPTGLCILWESWTEPLKLGPCTKSDAWGYTPQKLLIVKGSYFCLQAVELGKPAKLSIICTKPGSNWDIISDSKMYLSTKLGDSTTVCLDVDSSSTIVTDACKCLGRDDTCDPGSQWFKVVDSTNISRRPILQTS